One window of uncultured Erythrobacter sp. genomic DNA carries:
- a CDS encoding ShlB/FhaC/HecB family hemolysin secretion/activation protein, which translates to MVSKTSCTAGGLAVALSPIFFITATQASAQAVVPTREELQGIARGEDAPPPRLTVEGGIERSPCALADPQYADVRLTIRSVNFNGLKGATPQELEPAWKPFEGQEHPVAILCEIRDAAATILRNKGYLAATQVPTQRIEDGNVTFEVLYGRITAVRARGETRGAEGKLQQYLGRLSESEIFDRNEAERYLLLARDLPGYNVNLTLRPAGGDPGNLIGEVTVRRQRSEFDLAIQNYGAEATGPFGGQVRARFYGLTGMGDATTLSYFASSDFDEQHVVQASHEFRPGGDGLIVGGQVTYAWTRPDLGLAAAANVAVTDLTAETLFANISASYPVKRTQAESIYVSAGFDYINQDVDFIAPLSRDRIRVGWVKLDYDAIDVDRRAPRYRANGTIEYRQGLDVFGASNVCFGPTCPAGFINPGRLDGEPTGSVIRASGVAEFSLSSLIALTLKPRAQLSLGGGLFGFEEFAAGNFTVGRGYDPGTIIGDSGVALATELRTATLPLNQSGRLSIQPYAFFDLAKVWNEAPEIDDDLYSVGAGARTFLGGRYGLDVNVSVPLKRAGLQTERGDVRVLFTLTASI; encoded by the coding sequence ATGGTTTCCAAGACATCCTGCACCGCAGGAGGGCTGGCTGTAGCGCTGAGCCCGATATTTTTTATCACTGCAACTCAGGCTTCTGCACAGGCTGTCGTACCGACCCGTGAAGAATTGCAGGGCATTGCACGCGGTGAAGACGCACCGCCGCCGCGGCTAACGGTCGAAGGCGGGATAGAGCGGTCTCCCTGCGCGCTTGCCGATCCGCAATATGCCGATGTCCGGTTGACCATTCGCTCGGTCAATTTCAACGGGCTGAAAGGCGCGACCCCGCAAGAACTGGAGCCTGCCTGGAAGCCGTTCGAAGGGCAGGAGCATCCGGTCGCGATCCTGTGCGAAATCCGCGATGCCGCCGCCACGATCCTGCGCAACAAGGGCTATCTCGCTGCAACGCAGGTGCCGACGCAGCGGATCGAGGACGGCAATGTCACCTTCGAAGTGCTCTATGGCCGGATCACCGCAGTGCGCGCGCGCGGCGAAACGCGCGGGGCAGAGGGCAAGCTCCAGCAATATTTGGGGCGGCTATCCGAATCCGAGATTTTCGATCGCAACGAGGCGGAACGTTACCTGCTGCTCGCGCGCGATCTGCCCGGCTATAACGTCAATCTGACGCTTCGCCCGGCTGGCGGAGATCCCGGCAATCTGATCGGCGAAGTCACCGTCCGGCGGCAGCGCTCCGAATTTGACCTCGCGATCCAGAATTACGGCGCAGAAGCCACCGGCCCCTTTGGCGGTCAGGTGCGCGCGCGCTTTTACGGCCTTACCGGAATGGGCGATGCGACCACGCTTTCCTATTTCGCCAGCAGCGATTTTGACGAGCAGCACGTGGTGCAGGCCTCCCACGAATTCCGCCCCGGCGGCGACGGGCTGATCGTCGGCGGGCAAGTGACCTATGCATGGACCCGCCCTGATCTGGGCCTTGCAGCGGCGGCGAACGTTGCCGTCACTGATCTCACCGCAGAGACATTGTTCGCCAATATTTCGGCCAGCTATCCGGTGAAGCGCACTCAGGCGGAAAGCATCTATGTCAGCGCTGGTTTTGACTACATCAATCAGGATGTGGACTTCATCGCGCCTTTATCGCGCGACCGTATCCGCGTTGGCTGGGTCAAGCTTGATTATGACGCGATCGACGTGGATCGCCGTGCGCCGCGTTACCGCGCAAATGGCACAATCGAATATCGGCAAGGCCTTGATGTCTTTGGCGCTTCGAATGTCTGCTTTGGCCCGACCTGTCCCGCAGGGTTCATCAATCCGGGGCGTCTTGATGGCGAGCCGACTGGCTCGGTTATCCGCGCAAGCGGTGTGGCCGAGTTCTCGCTCTCCAGCCTGATCGCGCTGACGCTCAAGCCGCGTGCGCAATTGTCGCTCGGCGGGGGGCTGTTCGGGTTCGAAGAGTTCGCGGCAGGCAACTTCACAGTGGGCCGGGGTTATGATCCGGGCACCATTATCGGCGATAGCGGTGTCGCGCTTGCGACCGAGCTGCGCACGGCGACTTTGCCGCTGAACCAGTCGGGGCGTCTTTCGATTCAGCCTTATGCCTTCTTCGATCTGGCAAAGGTCTGGAACGAAGCGCCGGAGATCGACGACGACCTGTATTCGGTAGGCGCGGGCGCGCGCACCTTCCTTGGCGGGCGTTACGGCCTCGACGTCAATGTTTCGGTGCCGCTGAAACGCGCAGGCCTGCAAACCGAGCGCGGCGACGTCCGCGTTCTCTTCACTCTGACTGCCAGTATCTGA
- a CDS encoding acyl-CoA dehydrogenase family protein has translation MDFNFTEEQDMVRDGLSRLVREQYDSETRRGVIESEAGWRPEIWAQLAELGILGMPFSEEDGGFGGGAVDALVVMEEFGKGLVVEPFVPSVVCAGGFLKHAGKAAQKEEHIGGIVDGSRIFAYAYAEPRGRYDFADLETTAKKDGAGYVLNGHKAVVIGAPWASHLIVTARTSGERRDRDGISVFVVDKSANGVVTRDYPTVDGRQASEVYFENVAVGEDALIGEEGNALPLIERVGDEAIAALCAEACGAMKVAHAITLDYSKQRKQFGVPIGKFQVLQHRMVDMFTEYEQAVSMTYLATIKLDASERDRKIAASAAKVRVGQAARFVGQEAIQIHGGNGMTDEYAIGHYFKRLTIFDSEFGNVDHHMKRHVSLA, from the coding sequence AAGCGAAGCCGGATGGCGCCCCGAAATCTGGGCGCAGCTGGCGGAGCTGGGCATTCTCGGTATGCCGTTTAGCGAAGAAGATGGCGGCTTTGGGGGCGGCGCGGTCGACGCGCTGGTCGTGATGGAAGAGTTCGGCAAAGGCCTGGTGGTCGAACCATTCGTGCCCAGCGTCGTGTGCGCAGGCGGCTTCCTGAAGCATGCTGGCAAGGCGGCTCAAAAGGAAGAGCATATTGGCGGGATCGTCGATGGCAGCCGCATCTTCGCTTATGCCTATGCCGAACCGCGCGGGCGCTATGACTTTGCTGACCTCGAAACCACAGCGAAGAAAGACGGCGCAGGCTACGTCCTGAACGGTCACAAGGCAGTCGTGATCGGCGCACCTTGGGCGAGCCATCTGATCGTCACCGCGCGCACTTCGGGCGAGCGGCGCGACCGTGACGGTATCTCGGTCTTTGTCGTCGACAAGTCCGCCAATGGCGTCGTCACCCGCGACTATCCCACGGTTGATGGACGGCAGGCTTCGGAAGTTTACTTCGAGAATGTCGCTGTCGGCGAGGATGCTTTGATCGGCGAAGAGGGCAATGCCCTGCCGCTGATCGAGCGGGTCGGTGACGAAGCCATCGCAGCCTTGTGCGCAGAGGCATGCGGCGCGATGAAGGTCGCGCACGCCATCACGCTCGATTATTCAAAACAGCGCAAGCAGTTCGGCGTTCCTATCGGCAAGTTTCAGGTGCTGCAGCACCGCATGGTCGATATGTTCACCGAATATGAGCAGGCCGTCTCGATGACCTATCTCGCGACGATCAAACTCGACGCGAGCGAGCGTGACCGCAAGATCGCGGCCTCAGCAGCAAAGGTCCGCGTCGGACAGGCCGCTCGGTTTGTCGGGCAGGAAGCGATCCAGATCCACGGCGGCAACGGCATGACCGATGAATATGCGATCGGCCATTACTTCAAACGCCTGACGATCTTCGATTCCGAATTTGGCAATGTCGACCATCACATGAAGCGGCACGTCTCGCTCGCTTGA